A window of Dethiosulfovibrio peptidovorans contains these coding sequences:
- a CDS encoding phosphatidate cytidylyltransferase, with product MVLSAERRKELFIRTFSGLTVAAVVLGAIIYGEWAWGVVVTVIAGTSLVEFYRLAGRRLKVSPGIGLIAGVIVLLGVGLADMGARAILVSLGVTFFMTMTFEILRRQNSEVSTALENGAGIMAGFVYVVLPWSFAILLRSAPAGKILLLTVFLCTWTCDVFAYLVGTAWGRHKICDQVSPKKTWEGFLSGLAGSFLAASLMAYLRRFPPFPLLVIAIICGIVGQVGDLAESILKREVSVKDSGNVLPGHGGMLDRFDSVLFSLTVVYLLFEVIWR from the coding sequence ATGGTACTGTCCGCTGAACGACGTAAAGAGCTGTTCATCCGTACTTTCAGCGGTCTCACGGTCGCAGCGGTGGTCTTGGGAGCCATCATCTATGGTGAATGGGCTTGGGGAGTTGTGGTCACGGTTATCGCAGGGACATCTCTGGTTGAATTCTACCGTCTGGCTGGTCGGAGGCTAAAGGTCTCCCCGGGGATTGGTCTCATTGCTGGCGTCATCGTCCTTTTAGGTGTCGGGCTCGCCGATATGGGGGCACGAGCTATCCTGGTCTCTCTTGGGGTGACTTTCTTTATGACCATGACCTTCGAGATTCTTCGGCGGCAGAACTCCGAGGTGAGTACAGCGCTTGAGAATGGGGCCGGGATCATGGCTGGTTTCGTCTATGTGGTCCTTCCATGGAGTTTCGCTATCCTGCTTCGGAGCGCTCCGGCAGGGAAGATATTGCTTCTCACCGTTTTCCTCTGTACGTGGACCTGCGACGTCTTTGCGTACCTCGTAGGAACCGCCTGGGGACGCCATAAAATCTGCGATCAGGTGAGTCCCAAAAAAACTTGGGAGGGGTTCCTCAGCGGGTTGGCCGGAAGTTTTTTGGCGGCCTCCCTCATGGCGTACCTTCGTCGCTTCCCCCCGTTTCCTCTGCTGGTGATTGCGATAATCTGCGGGATAGTGGGACAGGTTGGAGACCTGGCCGAGTCGATCCTGAAACGGGAGGTCTCCGTCAAGGACAGTGGCAACGTCCTTCCCGGGCATGGAGGGATGTTGGATCGTTTCGACAGCGTTCTTTTCAGCCTGACCGTCGTGTATCTTCTCTTTGAGGTTATCTGGCGGTGA
- a CDS encoding uracil-DNA glycosylase — MSSVEQEAARCERCALSEGRTNVVFGAGPADAPLMFVGEGPGADEDRQGIPFVGKAGQLLNRILDAAGIDRQQVYITNVVKCRPPQNRVPFIEETMVCQRFLEAQIAVVNPKVIVCLGNTPMKWFLGTGGGITKLRGQWFSWKGIDLMPMFHPSYLLRNESRRPDGPKALTWKDIQEVRARLDSLTSGGRS; from the coding sequence CTGAGTAGCGTCGAACAAGAGGCGGCTCGGTGTGAGCGATGTGCTTTGTCCGAGGGGCGAACCAACGTTGTCTTTGGAGCAGGGCCGGCAGATGCTCCTCTCATGTTCGTCGGTGAAGGACCTGGTGCCGATGAGGACCGACAGGGAATTCCTTTCGTGGGCAAAGCTGGTCAGCTTCTGAATCGGATCCTCGATGCAGCCGGCATAGATCGTCAGCAGGTATACATCACCAACGTGGTCAAATGTCGGCCTCCGCAGAATCGGGTTCCTTTCATAGAAGAAACCATGGTCTGTCAGCGTTTTCTTGAGGCTCAAATCGCCGTCGTCAATCCAAAGGTCATCGTCTGTCTTGGGAATACTCCCATGAAATGGTTCCTCGGAACGGGTGGAGGTATCACCAAATTGCGGGGGCAGTGGTTTTCATGGAAAGGAATCGATCTTATGCCTATGTTTCATCCAAGCTATCTACTGCGAAACGAGTCTCGTCGCCCTGACGGCCCCAAGGCCCTGACCTGGAAGGATATCCAGGAAGTACGGGCCCGGCTGGATTCTTTGACTTCTGGAGGGCGGTCATGA
- the uppS gene encoding di-trans,poly-cis-decaprenylcistransferase: protein MIDQEGVPGHLAVIMDGNGRWAKKRKLPRLLGHRAGVRTLETIVYAARDRGIKYLSIYAFSSENWRRPTLEVTGLMKLFGYYARKKLKDLLRENIRVRFAGNRDGLPAAVLEAMDTAESSTSACTGLQLIACFNYGGRREIVDAVNRFIQENPGQFVSEDILSQRMYLSDVPDPDLIVRTSGELRLSNFWLWQGSYSELYFTDTLWPDMTPRELDDILESFRRRERRYGTVR, encoded by the coding sequence ATGATCGATCAAGAAGGCGTTCCGGGACACCTTGCCGTCATCATGGACGGTAATGGCCGGTGGGCCAAAAAACGAAAGCTCCCCAGACTCCTGGGTCACCGGGCAGGTGTGAGAACCCTCGAGACAATCGTGTACGCTGCCAGAGACAGGGGGATCAAATATCTCTCGATCTACGCCTTCTCCAGCGAGAATTGGAGAAGGCCGACTCTTGAGGTCACCGGCCTCATGAAGCTGTTCGGATATTACGCCAGAAAAAAGCTCAAAGACCTCCTTCGAGAGAATATCCGGGTGCGATTCGCCGGCAACCGAGACGGCCTTCCCGCAGCAGTGCTGGAAGCCATGGATACGGCTGAATCCTCAACCTCGGCGTGTACAGGGCTTCAGCTCATCGCATGCTTCAACTATGGCGGTCGTCGAGAAATAGTGGACGCCGTGAACCGCTTTATACAGGAGAACCCCGGTCAGTTCGTCTCGGAGGATATCCTGTCCCAACGGATGTACCTCTCAGATGTTCCCGATCCCGACCTGATCGTGAGAACCAGTGGGGAACTCCGGCTGAGCAATTTCTGGCTTTGGCAGGGGAGTTATAGCGAGCTCTACTTCACCGACACCCTGTGGCCCGATATGACACCTCGTGAGTTGGATGACATCCTTGAGTCCTTTAGAAGAAGGGAACGACGGTATGGTACTGTCCGCTGA